The Proteus terrae subsp. cibarius genome contains the following window.
CCTTACAAAATGCGGAAAAAGTCGTGATAGCCTCCGGTTTATCAGCAGAACAACGCGTTGTCACTGATGGAGTTGATAGATTAACACAGGGTGCGAAGGTCGATATCGTGACGCCAACAGTGCCAAAAGCTAAAGAAAATAACCGTGTTGTTACGGAGAAAGCGTAATGACCGAAAAAACACATGGTACAGGTGGGGGACCATCTCGCTTATTTATTCTGCGCCCTGTTGCAACAACCCTTTTTATGGTCGCTATTCTCTTAGCCGGGATTATCGGCTATCGTATGCTACCTGTCTCTGCATTACCTGAAGTTGATTATCCAACTATTCAGGTCGTTACTCTTTATCCCGGAGCAAGCCCTGATGTAATGACATCGGCAGTTACAGCTCCATTAGAGCGTCAATTTGGACAGATGTCTGGATTAAAACAGATGTCATCACAAAGCTCAGGTGGTGCATCGGTGATCACACTGATGTTCCAATTAACATTACCATTAGATGTTGCAGAGCAAGAAGTACAAGCTGCGATAAATGCGGCAACTAATCTGCTCCCCTCAGATTTACCCTATCCGCCAATTTACAGCAAAGTAAATCCAGCAGATCCGCCTATTTTAACCTTAGCGGTAACTAGCTCAACTTTACCGATGACACAGTTGCAAGATATGGTTGAAACCCGTATCTCGCAAAAAATTTCACAAGTTAATGGCGTAGGTTTAGTGGCGTTAGCTGGTGGTCAGCGCCCTGCTGTTAGAGTCAAACTCAATGCACAAGCCGCAGCATCTTACGGTTTAGATAGCGAAAAAATTCGTGTAGCAATCAATAATGCGAACGTTAACTCAGCGAAAGGTAGTCTTGATGGCCCTACTCGCTCTGTGACGTTATCCGCTAATGATCAGATGAAATCATTAGAAGATTACCGCCAGTTAATCGTTACTTATAAAAATGGCGCACCAATTCGCCTATCTGATATTGCAACTATTGAACAAGCACCTGAAAACAATCAGCTAGGTGCATGGGCGAATAATGAGCAGGCGATTATTATTAATGTTCAACGTCAACCCGGCGTTAACGTTATTGATACTACTGATAATATTCGTAATTTATTACCTGATTTAGTCTCTAATTTACCAAAGTCCGTTAGTGTTGAGATCTTAACAGACAGAACCACAACCATCCGCGCTTCAGTTAAAGATGTGCAGTTTGAACTTGGCTTAGCTATCGCTCTTGTGGTGATGGTGATTTATCTCTTTTTACGTAATGGTGTCGCAACCTTAATCCCAAGTATTGCCGTACCACTTTCATTAGTGGGTACGTTTGCCGTGATGTATTTTTGTGGATTCTCTGTCAACAACCTCACCTTAATGGCATTAACCATTGCCACGGGCTTTGTTGTCGATGACGCCATTGTTGTCATTGAAAATATCTCCCGTTATCTCGAACGTGGCGATAAACCGCTAACTGCAGCCCTAAAAGGCGCTGGCGAGATTGGTTTTACCATTATTTCGCTTACCTTCTCTCTGATTGCCGTACTGATCCCACTGTTATTTATGGGAGATATTGTTGGTCGCTTATTTAGAGAATTTGCAATCACCCTTGCTGTCGCCATTCTAATTTCTGCAGTGGTTTCACTCACATTAACACCAATGATGTGTGCTCGATTGCTAAAACCTGAAAATGAAATCAAGCACAACCGTTTTGAAATGGCGTGCGAACGTTTCTTTGAAAAAATGATCGCAGTATATGCCGTTTGGTTAAAACGTGTTTTAAACCATCAATGGATAACCCTCGGCGTAGCACTGAGCACATTAGTGCTGACTGTATTGCTCTATATGTTTATTCCTAAAGGATTCTTCCCATTACAAGATAACGGGCTATTGCAAGGAACCATTGAAACTTCACAATCCATTTCTTATCAAGCAATGGTAGAAAAACAACAACAGGTCGTTGATAAATTAATTGATGATCCTGCTATCGATAATATTGCTAGTTTTGTAGGAATTGATGGAAGCAACGCAACTTTAAACACGGGTCGTTTGCAAATTACATTAAAACCTCTTGATCAACGGGATTCCCGTATTGATGTGATTATTCCTCGTTTACAAGAACGTATTGCTTCGATTTCAGGAATGACTCTCTATCTGCAACCCACTCAAGATTTAACGATTGATACGCAAGTTTCCCGTACTCAGTATCAATTTACGCTACAAGCAACATCATTAGATGAATTAGCTTATTGGGTGCCAAAACTTTCTCAAACACTAAAAGATAGCCCTGAATTAACGGATATCAGCAGTGATTGGCAAGATAACGGCATGATGGCATATATTAAAGTGGATAGAGACTCAGCAAGCCGTTTAGGCATTTCAATGAGTGAAATTGATAACGCGCTTTATAATGCTTTTGGTCAGCGTTTAATTTCAACTATCTACACTCAAGCCAATCAGTATCGCGTGGTATTAGAACAAGATATTCGTAATGGTGATGGATTACAGGCACTTTCAGCCGTGCATTTAACGGGTAAAGATGGTGCGATGGTACCTTTATTATCTATTGCATCCGTCGAACAACGCTTAGCGCCACTTTCTATTAATCATCAAGAGCAATTTCCTTCAGCGACCTTCTCATTTAATGTCGCTGAACAATCTTCTCTTGAAGAAGCGGTGAAAGCAGTGAAATTGGCTGAAGAGCAAATTTCTATGCCGAGAGATATCACCACTCAATTTCAAGGTGCGACATTGGCGTTTGAAAGTGCGCTTTCAAGTACTTTGTGGCTGATTATCGCGGCAATCGTCGCAATGTATATTGTATTAGGTGTGCTATATGAGAGCTTTATTCACCCTATTACCATTTTATCTACATTGCCAACAGCGGGTGTCGGCGCATTATTAGCTTTAATAGCAGCAGGTAATGAGCTGGATATTATTGCGATTATTGGGATCATCTTGCTTATCGGGATCGTAAAGAAAAATGCGATCATGATGATAGACTTTGCCCTTGCAGCCGAACGAGAGCAAGGTTTAACGCCTTACGAAGCGATTTATCAAGCGTGTTTATTGCGTTTCCGCCCAATTTTAATGACCACAATGGCCGCCCTTTTAGGTGCTCTACCTTTAATGTTAAGTACGGGTGTAGGGGCAGAATTACGCCAACCATTAGGGGTTTGTATGGTCGGTGGTTTAATAATGAGCCAGATCTTAACTCTGTTTACGACACCCGTGATTTATCTGTTATTTGATAAATTATCGCTCTACATCAACCGTAATAAACACGTCGAGAATAATAACGGGGCTGTATCATGAAGTTCTTCGCCCTCTTTATTCAACGACCCGTAGCAACCACGTTGCTCAGTTTGGCGATTTCGCTATGTGGTGCATTAGGGTTTATGTTGCTCCCTGTTGCTCCATTGCCTCAAGTGGATTATCCGGTTATTAATATTTACGCCTCCTTACCTGGGGCGTCACCAGAAACGATGGCGTCATCTGTGGCAACACCGCTTGAGCGCTCTCTAGGACGAATTGCGGGTATTGATGAAATGACATCAAGCAGTTCGCTTGGCAGTACCAGCATTACGCTGGTGTTCGATTTAAACAAAGATATCAATACCGCAGCTCGTGATGTACAGGCCGCATTAAATGCCTCACAAAGCTTGTTGCCTTCAGGTATGCCAAGCCGTCCGCGTTATTATAAATCGAATCCTTCTGATGCTCCGATTATGATCTTAACGCTCACCTCTGACACACAAAATACAGGGGAGCTTTACGATCTCGCTTCAACACGGTTAGCACAAAAAATCTCACAAATTGAAGGTGTCAGTGAAGTTTCGGTTGGTGGCGGTTCATTACCCGCAATACGCGTCGCCCTCAATCCTGATGCGTTATTTAACCAAAATATTAGTCTCGATGATGTTAGAAAAGCAATTAATCAAGCCAATGTGCGACGACCTCAAGGCTTTGTAAATAATGACGAAGGGCGTTGGCAGATCCAAACTAACGATGAGCTCAGTAAAGCGGCTGAATATCGCCCAGTGATCGTGCATTATAATCAAGATGCGGTTGTACGTTTAAGTGATGTAGCCGAAGTTACCGATTCTGTACAAAACTCACGAGCAGCCGGAATGAGTGGTGGAGAGCCTGCAATCTTGCTGGTTATTCGTCGTGAGGCGGGTGCCAATATCATTGAAACTGTAAATCGTATTCGTGATGAGCTTCCAGAATTACGTGAGCTTATTCCCGCAAGCGTTGACTTAAAAGTCGCACAAGATAGAACACCGACTATTCGCGCATCATTAGCAGAAGTTGAACGTGCGTTAGCCATTGCTGTAGCACTGGTTATTTTAGTTGTGTTCTTATTTTTACGCTCCGGTCGCGCTACGCTGATCCCTGCTGTTGCTGTACCTGTTTCATTAATTGGCACTTTTTCAGCCATGTATCTTTGTGGCTTTAGTTTAAACAACCTTTCATTGATGGCATTAACCGTGGCGACAGGCTTTGTGGTTGATGATGCCATTGTGGTGCTTGAAAATATTTCTCGCCATATTGAGAATGGGTTAAAACCTAAAGAAGCCGCCTTAAAAGGGGTTGGTGAAGTCGGTTTTACTGTCCTTTCAATGAGTATTTCTCTTGTTGCCGTTTTTATTCCATTACTGTTAATGGATGGTCTTGTTGGGCGATTATTTAAAGAATTTGCCATCACTTTAACAACGGCTATTGCTATCTCGCTATTTGTTTCTTTAACGCTAACACCCATGATGTGTGCACATTTACTCAAAGGAATGAAACCCAAAGCACAATCGCATTTACGCGGTTTTGGTAAGTTACTTTTTCGTGCTCAGCAAGGTTACAGTGTCACATTGCAAGCAGCCTTGCGTCATCGACGTTGGGTTATGGCTATTTTTCTCGCTACTCTGGGCTTAAATGCTTATTTATACATCAGTGCACCAAAAACATTTTTTCCCGATCAAGATACGGGGCGTTTAATGGGATTTGTGCGTGCAGACCAAAGTATTTCTTTCCAATCTATGAAAGAAAAAATGACTCGTTTTATGCAGGAAATTAATGCCGATAAAGACGTTGATAGCGTGACGGGTTTTACGGGTGGCGGACGTATTAACAGCGGATTTATGTTTATTTCCCTCAATCCGCTGTCAGAGCGTACCGAT
Protein-coding sequences here:
- a CDS encoding MdtB/MuxB family multidrug efflux RND transporter permease subunit, whose product is MTEKTHGTGGGPSRLFILRPVATTLFMVAILLAGIIGYRMLPVSALPEVDYPTIQVVTLYPGASPDVMTSAVTAPLERQFGQMSGLKQMSSQSSGGASVITLMFQLTLPLDVAEQEVQAAINAATNLLPSDLPYPPIYSKVNPADPPILTLAVTSSTLPMTQLQDMVETRISQKISQVNGVGLVALAGGQRPAVRVKLNAQAAASYGLDSEKIRVAINNANVNSAKGSLDGPTRSVTLSANDQMKSLEDYRQLIVTYKNGAPIRLSDIATIEQAPENNQLGAWANNEQAIIINVQRQPGVNVIDTTDNIRNLLPDLVSNLPKSVSVEILTDRTTTIRASVKDVQFELGLAIALVVMVIYLFLRNGVATLIPSIAVPLSLVGTFAVMYFCGFSVNNLTLMALTIATGFVVDDAIVVIENISRYLERGDKPLTAALKGAGEIGFTIISLTFSLIAVLIPLLFMGDIVGRLFREFAITLAVAILISAVVSLTLTPMMCARLLKPENEIKHNRFEMACERFFEKMIAVYAVWLKRVLNHQWITLGVALSTLVLTVLLYMFIPKGFFPLQDNGLLQGTIETSQSISYQAMVEKQQQVVDKLIDDPAIDNIASFVGIDGSNATLNTGRLQITLKPLDQRDSRIDVIIPRLQERIASISGMTLYLQPTQDLTIDTQVSRTQYQFTLQATSLDELAYWVPKLSQTLKDSPELTDISSDWQDNGMMAYIKVDRDSASRLGISMSEIDNALYNAFGQRLISTIYTQANQYRVVLEQDIRNGDGLQALSAVHLTGKDGAMVPLLSIASVEQRLAPLSINHQEQFPSATFSFNVAEQSSLEEAVKAVKLAEEQISMPRDITTQFQGATLAFESALSSTLWLIIAAIVAMYIVLGVLYESFIHPITILSTLPTAGVGALLALIAAGNELDIIAIIGIILLIGIVKKNAIMMIDFALAAEREQGLTPYEAIYQACLLRFRPILMTTMAALLGALPLMLSTGVGAELRQPLGVCMVGGLIMSQILTLFTTPVIYLLFDKLSLYINRNKHVENNNGAVS
- the mdtC gene encoding multidrug efflux RND transporter permease subunit MdtC, producing MKFFALFIQRPVATTLLSLAISLCGALGFMLLPVAPLPQVDYPVINIYASLPGASPETMASSVATPLERSLGRIAGIDEMTSSSSLGSTSITLVFDLNKDINTAARDVQAALNASQSLLPSGMPSRPRYYKSNPSDAPIMILTLTSDTQNTGELYDLASTRLAQKISQIEGVSEVSVGGGSLPAIRVALNPDALFNQNISLDDVRKAINQANVRRPQGFVNNDEGRWQIQTNDELSKAAEYRPVIVHYNQDAVVRLSDVAEVTDSVQNSRAAGMSGGEPAILLVIRREAGANIIETVNRIRDELPELRELIPASVDLKVAQDRTPTIRASLAEVERALAIAVALVILVVFLFLRSGRATLIPAVAVPVSLIGTFSAMYLCGFSLNNLSLMALTVATGFVVDDAIVVLENISRHIENGLKPKEAALKGVGEVGFTVLSMSISLVAVFIPLLLMDGLVGRLFKEFAITLTTAIAISLFVSLTLTPMMCAHLLKGMKPKAQSHLRGFGKLLFRAQQGYSVTLQAALRHRRWVMAIFLATLGLNAYLYISAPKTFFPDQDTGRLMGFVRADQSISFQSMKEKMTRFMQEINADKDVDSVTGFTGGGRINSGFMFISLNPLSERTDSANQVINRLRTKLANEPGANLFLMPVQDVRAGGRQANASYQFTLLADDLSELRKWEPIVRKALGELPQLVDVNSDKEDKGAEMALTYDRDTMSQLGINVSDANNLLNNAFGQRQISTIYAPLNQYKVVMEVSEQYTQDVSALDKMYVVNNQGERIPLSAFASWYPANAPLSVNHQGLSASSTIAFNIPEGYTLADAINAIERTMTELGVPNTVRGTFAGTAQIFQETIKSQLILILAAIVTVYLVLGVLYESYIHPLTILSTLPSAGVGALLALQLFNTPFSLIALIGIMLLIGIVKKNAIIMVDFAITAQREGKLSAKEAIIQASLLRFRPIIMTTLAALFGALPLMLGSGDGAELRQPLGITIVGGLLMSQLLTLYTTPVIYLFFDGLRERWQQRRISKKEANA